The following are encoded together in the Triticum dicoccoides isolate Atlit2015 ecotype Zavitan chromosome 6B, WEW_v2.0, whole genome shotgun sequence genome:
- the LOC119323032 gene encoding uncharacterized protein LOC119323032 isoform X2, which translates to MLRRQGRLLIQTLSTPSATTASPIHRLISSAARPQVHARSCILSSPRRLLSSATAPGISPTTGFAVEDYLVSTCGLTRAQALKASPKLSHLRSAANPDAVLAFLAGRGLSGADVAALVAKDPKFLCTRVDKGLSPIVAGLSGLGLSDPDMARLLSLAPDRFRCRSIVPNIHYCLCIFGVSLEKLLRAINFNTNLLCCNRRVELNVAFLRECGLGDPDIAKLCSSLPRMVTTNLERVQTMVALTEGLGVPRGSGMFRHALSAVAFLDEKKIAAKVGHLKKTFGWSDAEDCWLQHQRKVGHKL; encoded by the exons atgcTCCGGCGCCAAGGCCGCCTCCTCATCCAGACGCTCTCCACTccctccgccaccaccgcctcccctATCCACCGCCTCATATCCTCCGCCGCCCGACCACAGGTACACGCTCGGAGCTGCATCCtctcctctccccgccgcctcctCTCGTCGGCCACAGCCCCCGGCATCTCCCCGACCACCGGGTTCGCCGTGGAGGACTACCTCGTCTCCACCTGCGGCCTCACCCGAGCGCAGGCACTCAAGGCCTCCCCCAAGCTGTCCCACCTCAGGTCCGCCGCCAACCCCGACGCCGTgctcgccttcctcgccggccgcggcctctccggcgccgacgTCGCGGCCCTCGTCGCCAAGGACCCCAAGTTCCTCTGCACCAGAGTCGACAAGGGCCTGTCCCCCATCGTCGCGGGGCTCTCCGGCCTCGGCCTGTCAGATCCCGACATGGCGCGCCTCCTCTCGCTCGCCCCAGACAGATTCCGCTGCAGATCCATCGTCCCCAATATACACTACTGCCTGTGCATCTTCGGCGTCTCCTTGGAGAAGCTGCTCCGGGCCATCAACTTCAACACCAACCTCCTCTGCTGCAATAGGAGGGTGGAGCTCAACGTCGCCTTCCTGCGCGAATGCGGGCTGGGTGATCCCGACATTGCCAAGCTGTGCAGCTCGCTACCGAGGATGGTCACCACCAACCTGGAGCGCGTCCAGACAATGGTGGCGTTGACCGAAGGCCTCGGTGTGCCCCGGGGATCTGGAATGTTCAGGCATGCTCTCAGTGCTGTCGCATTCCTCGATGAGAAGAAGATCGCAGCCAAAGTGGGTCACCTTAAGAAGACGTTCGGGTGGTCGGATGCCGAG GATTGTTGGTTGCAGCATCAGAGAAAGGTAGGTCACAAGTTGTAG
- the LOC119323032 gene encoding transcription termination factor MTERF8, chloroplastic-like isoform X1, whose product MLRRQGRLLIQTLSTPSATTASPIHRLISSAARPQVHARSCILSSPRRLLSSATAPGISPTTGFAVEDYLVSTCGLTRAQALKASPKLSHLRSAANPDAVLAFLAGRGLSGADVAALVAKDPKFLCTRVDKGLSPIVAGLSGLGLSDPDMARLLSLAPDRFRCRSIVPNIHYCLCIFGVSLEKLLRAINFNTNLLCCNRRVELNVAFLRECGLGDPDIAKLCSSLPRMVTTNLERVQTMVALTEGLGVPRGSGMFRHALSAVAFLDEKKIAAKVGHLKKTFGWSDAEVSIALPKAPFLLAKSKQSLQHRSEFLISEVGLEPAYIARQPVMLSYSLEGRMRPRYYVVKFLKENGLLKHDPSYCTVFKGTERYFVEKFICSNKDAAPYLGEDYEAACGGEVPARFRFT is encoded by the coding sequence atgcTCCGGCGCCAAGGCCGCCTCCTCATCCAGACGCTCTCCACTccctccgccaccaccgcctcccctATCCACCGCCTCATATCCTCCGCCGCCCGACCACAGGTACACGCTCGGAGCTGCATCCtctcctctccccgccgcctcctCTCGTCGGCCACAGCCCCCGGCATCTCCCCGACCACCGGGTTCGCCGTGGAGGACTACCTCGTCTCCACCTGCGGCCTCACCCGAGCGCAGGCACTCAAGGCCTCCCCCAAGCTGTCCCACCTCAGGTCCGCCGCCAACCCCGACGCCGTgctcgccttcctcgccggccgcggcctctccggcgccgacgTCGCGGCCCTCGTCGCCAAGGACCCCAAGTTCCTCTGCACCAGAGTCGACAAGGGCCTGTCCCCCATCGTCGCGGGGCTCTCCGGCCTCGGCCTGTCAGATCCCGACATGGCGCGCCTCCTCTCGCTCGCCCCAGACAGATTCCGCTGCAGATCCATCGTCCCCAATATACACTACTGCCTGTGCATCTTCGGCGTCTCCTTGGAGAAGCTGCTCCGGGCCATCAACTTCAACACCAACCTCCTCTGCTGCAATAGGAGGGTGGAGCTCAACGTCGCCTTCCTGCGCGAATGCGGGCTGGGTGATCCCGACATTGCCAAGCTGTGCAGCTCGCTACCGAGGATGGTCACCACCAACCTGGAGCGCGTCCAGACAATGGTGGCGTTGACCGAAGGCCTCGGTGTGCCCCGGGGATCTGGAATGTTCAGGCATGCTCTCAGTGCTGTCGCATTCCTCGATGAGAAGAAGATCGCAGCCAAAGTGGGTCACCTTAAGAAGACGTTCGGGTGGTCGGATGCCGAGGTGAGCATTGCTCTCCCTAAGGCCCCGTTTTTGCTCGCCAAGTCGAAACAATCGCTGCAGCACAGGTCCGAGTTCCTCATCTCTGAAGTGGGGTTGGAACCGGCGTACATTGCTCGTCAGCCGGTAATGCTCTCTTACAGCCTAGAGGGCCGGATGAGACCTCGGTACTACGTTGTAAAGTTTCTCAAGGAAAATGGATTGCTCAAGCACGACCCCAGCTACTGTACTGTTTTCAAGGGGACCGAGAGGTATTTCGTGGAGAAGTTCATATGCTCTAACAAGGATGCTGCACCATATCTCGGTGAAGACTATGAAGCCGCTTGCGGAGGGGAAGTGCCTGCTAGATTCAGATTTACATGA